The following coding sequences lie in one Pseudorca crassidens isolate mPseCra1 chromosome 2, mPseCra1.hap1, whole genome shotgun sequence genomic window:
- the TRAPPC3 gene encoding trafficking protein particle complex subunit 3, whose amino-acid sequence MSRQANRGTESKKMSSELFTLTYGALVTQLCKDYENDEDVNKQLDKMGYNIGVRLIEDFLARSNVGRCHDFRETADVIAKVAFKMYLGITPSITNWSPAGDEFSLILENNPLVDFVELPDNHSSLIYSNLLCGVLRGALEMVQMAVEAKFVQDTLKGDGVTEIRMRFIRRIEDNLPAGEE is encoded by the exons AGCTCTGAGCTCTTCACCCTGACCTATGGGGCTCTAGTCACCCAGCTGTGCAAGGACTATGAAAATGATGAAGATGTGAATAAACAGCTGGACAAAAT GGGCTATAACATTGGAGTCCGACTGATTGAAGATTTCTTGGCACGGTCAAATGTCGGGAGGTGCCATGACTTCCGGGAAACTGCAGATGTCATTGCCAAG GTGGCGTTCAAGATGTACTTGGGCATCACTCCAAGCATCACCAATTGGAGCCCAGCTGGTGACGAATTCTCcctcattttggaaaataatccCTTGGTGGACTTTGTGGAACTTCCTGATAACCACTCGTCCCTTATTTATTCCAATCTCTTGTGTGGGGTGTTGCGAGGAGCCTTGGAGATG GTCCAGATGGCTGTGGAGGCCAAATTTGTCCAGGACACCCTGAAAGGAGACGGTGTGACAGAAATCCGGATGAGGTTCATCAGGCGGATTGAGGACAACCTCCCAGCTGGAGAGGAATGA